CGAAGAAAATAACGACATTTGAAGAAGAGGAATAACTAGAATTAATTGCATTATCTGTTGCGAAATTGTCTGACAAAAGATCAGGAGGTCCAGTAACTAAAAATAGTTAAGAGACAAAGAGGAAATAACTATAAATTTGTGTttgcttttaaaaattcaatcagCTCTTTCTACCTCTCTTAAGATCGCTACGTATCAAACGTTTACGGAAACCTATAATTTCCATATCCTGGTTTTTTATCAGAACGTATAAGTATGTCATTCGTGATTCATTTTGTATTAAGACttctttcaagaaaataaaaaaaatgtctcTCCACGTTTAGTTTAGTCTAGAGAATTTCCAGTCTTTCTAATTAGAATCTTCTACATAATAAACGCATCCTTTCTTATTGATCTCACTTGTACAAGTAATCGATATTCTCTGAATTAAAAAGAATCTAGTTGATTTGTGATTATCTTTCCTTTACCTCATAGGTGAGATTTGTACCCTTCTTTTTCACTtatgttttatcattttccCCTTTTCCTATTTCTTACAAAacgcgtataaaataaaatcaaacgataaagaaatatttctggCAATACCAGTGTCGaccaaaaatacaaaatatccaaaaataCAAAGTACCGAGCGATGACCAAAAGCATTCACCAgcttattcgataaaattatatcgaaatCTGTAAAAACGTATGATTCTATTCTAAAAGTcttgtgtaaaatataatttcttgatCTAAAGTTCAAATACATCATAATTGGCGATCGTTAAgtggttttaaaataaaaatagataacgTAAACTACATAATGAGCACATATagaacagaaagaaaataatttggaAGCTACTTGGATACgatatagaaattataacaaaaacaaaaatttcaattcttcaTAATAAATTagccaaaattaaaaaattatattttacaaaagaatTAAACAAAGAATCGTGACACAATCCTGGCAGAGTTATCTCGTAGGTCTCGGTTTGATGATTTTGTCGAAAGGAAAATTACGAAAAGAGCCGTCAAAAATCTCCGTGTACCCTTTAGAAACGAGTTCGTTGATTATAGGTCTGGTAACCACAAATCCTGGTTGCCACGAgccatttattattttatcgagaaTGTTCTCCAGTATTTTATGACCGGATAGCAAATTTGTGATGTGAAGCTTCAAATCTCCGATCTGTTGTACATCCACATTGACTTGAACCTTTTGTCCTGGTTTTCTGGTAACGACGGTCGTTTGAAAGTAATCATCTAGGAACAAGACAGccgtgataatattatatttttcgtgCATATTAATTTACTCTGAAATCGTTCGAAGATAAAAAGCTAATATCGAAACTCTGTCTTACAAAGATCCAACGTGAATTTTCCCTTATTGTTTATACTGGAGCCTAGTGCTGTCCCTTTAAACTCATACCAACCTGACAGGAATTTTGCTGGGAAACTCTGAGTGTATACTATCtgaaaattaatatcattttttaattagcaaTTACTAGTAACGAGCATCGCGGTAAATCTTCGTCTTTCTCTTTGCGCTAGATTGTTATGTTAGTATTTATCGTTTGTATTATGAAAGAAATAGACAGTTTCGACGCTGTAAAAGAGGAATCGTGTTGAGACGCGCTTTGAACCGATTTGtagaaactttgaaattttgttgCAACGATTTACGAATGATCAGCgtgtatttttgttaatttgcAGCTGCGATAGATCGCCTCCGAGTCTTTAAAGACCATTGCAATAAGAAAGATAAGGATCTTATGTTCGAAACATTTCGAAAAAGGGAAAGTTGGAACTACTATGCTTTCTATTACTTGGCTTTAGTGCTTAGGCATCTTTGCTTACCTTATAATTCGGTATGTCACTGACGAATTTCGTCACTTTACTATTAGTCCATCCACTCTCGGTAACGTTTCTTAGCGTTAAGGTAAAGCCAAGTTTGGCATTTCCACGTGACGCTGATACTTCTTTGGCGAAAAGTGGATCAAAGGTGACTACATTGTATTGGGGAAGGCCAGTTTTGAAGTAAGGTCGAACCGCATTTAACGCTTCTCTTATGCATGCATCGAATCCTGGCACGTTTGGGTGACAATTCTTGAAATAGTCCTCTAAGAAAAGGAAATACTATTACAACGCTATAACTCTAATCCATTAAAGAAGAAATCCATTAAAACTTGCACAGCTGAAACAAACCTCACGTAGGAATTCGAATtcttaatagaaaaaaaaagaaaaaattatgaaGCTAGATATGGCGTTTTAGATTGCCTGAACtgaaaaggaaaagataaatTGGAAACATGAAAACCATAGAATTATGTTATCATTTTAAGTATACAGTAATCTAGTTCGTAATAATTTCAACGTGTTTGATGCAACATGCAATTATGAAAATTAGAAGAGAAAAAAGCAGATACAAGCAGGTGTTATCGTGGTATCAACATCGTGcaatattctaattattatttcaataaaaaacaGTAACGCAACAAGATGGGGGCATTACTGttgaaaaaatacgaaattaccATTCAGAAGCATGTTAGTGACAGacatgaataattattattctaattGTAGAATAAGTATTAATCggctatttctatttcttctgaAAAATAGTAATACTCTTCTAAACAACGTGAAAATAGAATGAAACACTCCGTACGCTTTATTATTCTTCGAATACCACgaggaaattataatttctatcaAATGCTGTCTTCCTCTTTCGCAACAGACCGTCCGTCCGTTCACCCCAATTTCCTTACAATTGTTCCGAATCATTTGAGAAAATTTCACTCGCATCGCTTACGCTTCATTGCATTCCTTAGGGCCCTACCGATATATACTCAAACTATCAATATATATTGTCAGTATTTCGAGGTTGTTGACTAAAAAGATCAATAtgtattgtcaatatttattgaCAAACCACGTTTTCATCGAGAACCTTGAAATATCGACGATATCGATCGCCTGAGGACACCTTACGCATTAGTTTTCGTCCATAAAACTCGCGATGTTATTAGTTTAATCAATTACTCGTTGTTTAATAGCAATAAACTTTCTTTATAATCTTGTTATTACATTAATGGAAGCATTGATAATAAtagcattaataataataataataatattaataataataataatagcattaataataataaaatgattggCCCATGGTGAAAGTCATGTTATTCAATATCGTGGTAATATTTTAACGAAGCATTTTTCGAAACCTTCTCTCGCGTAACTCGTCAAGATGTTACGTGAAAACCCGTAAAGAGAAACAACGAACATTGCGAGCAAATAACAATGAAGAATTGCGAAAACTGCATTTACGATTTTACACTTTGCCTGTACGTATCCCAGGTGATATCTTCTAAACTATCTTCTATCTATCTAAACGTGAATAtcatttccttctcttttctctaCCCATAAGAGGAAAAACCAGCAAAATACTGCTCAACCAAATAAGCAACCACGTTCTATATATAAAGAACCGTCGTGCAAGAAACGAAACTGTTGTAATCCCAAAAGGAAGACAATAAGCTACTGAACAAAATTAAAACTACTGCTGCTATCGAACCAATTTGCAGTTATTTCTTCCAATTATTCCTAGCGATGCGATCGATTCTAATCGTCAATCGATCCTTCAGTCCGTCGAATCCGCGTATCATACCAATAACTCACCCAGCACTGTTTCAATCCCAGCttcaagaaaaggaagaaattcaACTTTGAAATGCCATTCGCTTACCAAAGTCTGCACTTATCGATGATGCACAAAACAAGGAGACGAATATGACGAAAATCTGGATCGGCGATGACATCTCGGCGATCGATAACGTGTTGCTGGTGCAACGCGTTCGCGATCAAACGCACGAAAAGTGTAATTCCGAGCAACGCGAACGATGCTTACGCTTTCACTCTCGACCATACATCTGAGAGAAAGGTTAACTGTATTGGGTTTTTGTACTAAGATTTTCGGTCGATCCTACACAATCCAGCGTCGAGAACTGGGACAGTTCACATTTATCACcaagtaataaaaaattgaacgatCCTCCACGGTGGAATATTTTACACTGCACTTTCTGTCGCTCTATTTTCTCGCAATCTAGCGAacgtgtaattttttgttcGTGCATGGTGACATGACTGGTACAATCACAATTTTCCGAAGGATTTTCAATATCCTTGAACGATGGCGTAAATGGAAAGAATTAGATCTAGCGACGAAGAAGGAGTTGTTTTGTAAACAAGCTACTAGCTAACGTAAGACTTCTATCATATCTAAGATTAAAATTGTCCTCTTATTGAACTTCTAATGGCAAATTCATCAATTTATACAACATTTTTTGAACTATACTTCATTTTGAAAGAAGTTCGATTTGAAAGTGAAAAGGATGTAtacatagatagatagatagatatataGGGACACTTGATAGAAACAAGGTTCAATGGAGCTCGTTGTAAATGTTAAGAGGTGTTAACATGTGACACGCAAGAGTAACAATTTGTGGCAAAACGTCTgcgtgaaatgaaaattttctaaataaagttTAAACGTTTCTGGACTCTCcgttaagtattataaatattttctctgaAATTTCAAATCTGTTTTGCATTCGTAATAAAACGTTACTAACACGATTCCAAGGAAACTTATCTCTTTCCTTTATCGATAGATGTTAATAACACGCGATTGATCTTTacgttattttcaattttcgtttagaaaatattttatctagtgtaacgttataaaatgtaaaatgtaatgtTAAATACCGTTCTCTTACAAACAATAATCGGTATTACCGAAGTAACCGGTATTAGCATTGTGAAATATTCGGTATGTATAAATAGAAAGTGTACTAATGAGAGATTAGAACGAAAAAATATGTGCGAGAAGCGGTGGATAGATAGTGAGAACGGAATGAAATAGAAGGAACGGATAGACACGAATAATATTGAGTCTAACGCGTAAATGTACGGATGATGTAGAAATTGCAAACTAACTTGATCTTTGATTAATCGCGACTCCTTTTGTATCATATGTGAGAAAATACGTAAATTTTATAGTAAGCGAAAGTTTCTTACATAATGTCTCCGCATTATACGAGATGTGGcaacgaaatttcgaaaatagCCGACTTAAAAAGATCttattttcgaaattaaacAAATGTGAGACTATCGCCTTCAAAGTATATCGCTAAAGACTAAATATACGTACTGCAGCGTCAGGTGTATTATTTGTAACACTTGTTGCAACTTACTTTccatatccatataattatcCATTATAATTTTATCCAGTTTTCCATTAGATAtccattataattttcaattttatttgtatcaGTTTGATAGAAATTCGGATTTCATAAAttcaaaaaggaaaaagaaagcttctttcgaaatttcttttattagacGCGATATGACAGTATCAAGAGCGAATATGAAGATACTGCAACGATATGGACGGTTTTGAATTTGAGAATTCTTttacagaaaatgaaataattcctttttatttaaagaagtgttttcttttaaaaaattgcctctaatcgaattatttaatgttaaacaattttgaattttctttgCGCCTTTCTGAAGACGACCAGGCATGCAGTCGAGTAAAACCTGACCACGAACGTTCACGGATAATTCGACGCCGTACGTGTGAAAAATTGTTCAAACTTTATAAGACAAAGTATATGACTTTGgatttccaataaaaataattttaataacaatttttagcTTTCGCTAAAACGTTACTTTTCATTCATGTACATCTCTTCGCATCTTCTTCGTACATCTCTTTCATTGTACATCAAAACAGGAGCGAAATCGGAGGTAAAAATACGTCCTTATACGTAGAACCAACAGGCATGAATCCATACCAAGCGTTCAGTCTACCGAAAATCTGATTGCAGAATACAACAAgcataattacaaattaatgcAAATTGTCTGCCAACATTATCAAGAACGTCATATCATTTCATTCCGTTGTATCATCTTCTATATCAAGTACCTGCATTGCATTTAGAAATCCGTGATTTTCATTAATAACTAATCGTAAAGTAAGTTCGTTATGTTagcttcttttttcttgttaCCTTAAGACAAAAGCTTATACAATCGTAAAATCgtggaaagaaataattttgataatacgAGAAGGATCGACCACGAtcgattttaaatttgaaaattaagtaCTCGTCCGTAGAAAAGGCCCGCGAGACAAAACTAAATTAAAGacaaaacaaaagtaaattgGCTGATAATCGAATGTTTCAGTTCTAGTCTTAATATTAGCCATATCCGAATCGACAATAAAAATCACGCTTAAGGAGTTTTATGCTCCTCgcatttgtaaaataaataaaaatttcgtgaAATTCTCCAAACAACAAACATCATCaaacaataatttaatattgaaagAAATGCCAGAGTATCCTCCTACGTAAACGAGGTGAGACGAGGGAAAGCttaaaaaaaggggaaaaaatcaATATCAAGCGCCATTGGTATAAAAATAGAGACGCGTGAACAGGACGCAGTTGGAGCATTTCGCGAAGCAACTTTCCAGTCCTGCTGAGAGCGCGGCAAGATTGGAAAAGATCGAAGAGTATCTGGGGTATATACTTTCGACTAGGTCTAACATGGCCTAGCCTAGAGACTCGTCTCTCTTCCCAGACGAAGAAGGCGCAGGTGCATGTTGCACAGCAGTGAAAGTATCCGAGTGCAGTTACGATCTGTCAATGCCCTCTTGCATAGTCGGTAGAAGTCTAGCGGTGCCGTTTGACCAGGACCCGGGATTTTCAGTTCGCTCGTCGAAAGTGTCGGTACCTGTCAGCAGCTTCTATACCTGGTGAATCCTCTTCATCGAACGACCGAGTCCACGAAAGATCTTTAACAACCTTGGAAACCTTTTTCCTCTTTGAAACTCGCGTTGAAAGAAGCTATTAGGATGAGCACGATGAACACCGCGACGTTGTGTTTTCTACTGGTCGTAACTGGTGTCACCACTCTCTCCATCGACTCAAATCGTGAGTAATTGGG
This genomic window from Bombus terrestris chromosome 9, iyBomTerr1.2, whole genome shotgun sequence contains:
- the LOC100643167 gene encoding uncharacterized protein LOC100643167; the protein is MLLNEFEFLREYFLFLEDYFKNCHPNVPGFDACIREALNAVRPYFKTGLPQYNVVTFDPLFAKEVSASRGNAKLGFTLTLRNVTESGWTNSKVTKFVSDIPNYKIVYTQSFPAKFLSGWYEFKGTALGSSINNKGKFTLDLYDYFQTTVVTRKPGQKVQVNVDVQQIGDLKLHITNLLSGHKILENILDKIINGSWQPGFVVTRPIINELVSKGYTEIFDGSFRNFPFDKIIKPRPTR